A single Stigmatella aurantiaca DNA region contains:
- a CDS encoding ATP-grasp domain-containing protein produces MKITILSRSASIPSTRRLAEAGRARGHQVRVLNPGRVEIHLDGGQPSLYYKRKVLSLGDLIIPRIALSINSYGLAVVNQFGMCGVPLMNTAQAIAQSRNKMRSLQLLSANGIDIPATVMAREAADLKEMVGLVGGVPVLVKLLQGQEKHGVMVCESLQSLEAALEAVLGLGHNLVVQQYVKSTGQDVRVLVVGGRAVAAVWRRPKVGRLSRTLIKGARLEGVQLTEAWRGVAERTARLVGLEVAAVDLLDVKGQPKVFEVNSSPALTEMEAASGMDLATPIIERAEALVAGAPRVDLDERIPFPPGPPRDVSSPPKGAGRSTRKASAGV; encoded by the coding sequence ATGAAGATCACGATCCTCTCGCGTTCTGCCTCCATTCCATCCACCCGGCGCTTGGCCGAGGCTGGGCGTGCGAGAGGGCATCAGGTTCGAGTCTTGAACCCCGGGCGGGTCGAGATTCACCTGGATGGAGGCCAGCCCAGCCTCTATTACAAGCGCAAGGTCCTCTCCCTGGGGGACCTGATCATCCCGCGCATCGCCCTGTCCATCAACAGCTACGGGCTCGCGGTGGTGAACCAGTTCGGCATGTGCGGGGTGCCGTTGATGAACACGGCCCAGGCCATCGCGCAGTCGCGCAACAAGATGCGCTCGCTGCAGCTGCTCTCCGCCAACGGCATCGACATTCCGGCCACGGTGATGGCGCGTGAAGCGGCCGACCTCAAGGAGATGGTGGGGCTGGTGGGCGGGGTGCCGGTGCTCGTGAAGCTCCTGCAAGGGCAGGAGAAGCACGGGGTCATGGTGTGCGAGAGCCTTCAGTCCCTGGAAGCCGCGTTGGAGGCCGTCCTCGGCCTGGGGCACAACCTCGTGGTACAGCAGTACGTGAAGAGCACCGGACAGGACGTTCGCGTGCTGGTGGTGGGCGGCCGCGCGGTGGCGGCGGTCTGGCGCCGTCCGAAGGTGGGGCGCCTCTCGCGTACGCTGATCAAGGGCGCGCGCCTGGAAGGCGTCCAGCTGACGGAGGCCTGGCGTGGGGTGGCCGAGCGGACCGCCCGGCTGGTGGGGCTGGAGGTCGCGGCCGTGGATCTGCTCGATGTGAAGGGCCAGCCCAAGGTCTTCGAAGTGAACAGCTCGCCTGCGCTCACGGAGATGGAGGCCGCGTCGGGGATGGACCTGGCCACCCCCATCATCGAGCGGGCCGAGGCCCTGGTGGCCGGGGCCCCGCGCGTGGATCTAGACGAACGGATTCCGTTCCCGCCGGGGCCGCCGAGGGACGTTTCGTCCCCGCCGAAGGGCGCGGGACGGTCTACCCGGAAGGCGTCGGCCGGTGTGTGA
- a CDS encoding HEAT repeat domain-containing protein produces the protein MKMPTVPRGSPLPSLGLTALLLVGPGTSLQAATAPAGVRGEVLSLLDRAGAVPQETEWKPLGPAALSVLEELAADPQMPPQRRSRAVTFMAAVDHPQATDRLQAFLQNGDTQPDLRASAATALGLRVGTGAVPTLLPFLQDRSDPVREAVARALGRLGGAQVQQALEERLPLEEVPGVREALQQGLTFTLP, from the coding sequence ATGAAGATGCCCACCGTGCCCCGAGGTTCCCCCCTGCCCTCCCTGGGACTGACGGCCTTGCTGCTCGTGGGCCCGGGAACCTCCCTCCAGGCCGCGACGGCTCCCGCGGGAGTCCGCGGCGAGGTGCTCTCACTGCTCGATCGCGCCGGAGCCGTACCTCAGGAGACGGAGTGGAAGCCCCTGGGGCCTGCCGCCCTGAGCGTTCTCGAGGAGCTGGCCGCCGACCCCCAGATGCCTCCCCAACGGCGCTCCCGGGCCGTGACGTTCATGGCCGCCGTGGACCACCCCCAGGCCACGGACCGGCTCCAGGCGTTTCTCCAGAACGGCGACACCCAGCCGGACCTCCGGGCCAGTGCCGCGACCGCCCTGGGCCTTCGCGTGGGCACCGGGGCCGTCCCAACGCTGCTGCCCTTCCTTCAGGACCGCAGTGACCCGGTCCGGGAGGCCGTCGCGCGGGCGCTCGGGCGCCTGGGCGGCGCGCAGGTCCAGCAAGCCCTGGAGGAGCGCCTTCCCCTGGAGGAGGTTCCCGGGGTGCGCGAGGCCCTCCAGCAGGGGCTCACCTTCACGTTGCCCTGA
- the cglB gene encoding adventurous gliding motility lipoprotein CglB: MRAKLSLLSAFAAGLVGGAAVSGCQTYDFEPVAPLALAQTTVGDTVTAQALKPNLMVLLDTSGSMTLPVDTRDPDCAKRFDGTPLPAGQEYCGQTSATACNTDLCPTRWSELQGAMSRFLSESGSVARMGLTTYPGPAAGTNSLRCEASSVVNKTIPQADDDPSLQAAASGIQSVILGIPNRGTGAPSGGTPTSLSLQFVGQQPDVQATDRDNFVLLLTDGLPNCNPENANSGTNVDACQCTLANISTGTGTTTGCQGDYVRRGCLDKDASVVAVEDLKRKGIRTIVVGFGAETATGNGPATLNAMATAGDFARSCRDDPNACGAGDTCDATTKLCGRRFYQAANQVELANALKEIIDLVGSKDICLLALAPEQLPTDNNANLVVVYVNDQITASGADTWSLTDKGVQFAGATCDRIKNSTSANPIKLEVRAVQKK; encoded by the coding sequence ATGCGCGCCAAGCTGTCCCTTCTGAGCGCCTTCGCCGCCGGACTTGTCGGCGGGGCGGCCGTGTCCGGCTGTCAAACCTACGATTTCGAGCCAGTGGCCCCGCTGGCTCTTGCCCAGACGACCGTGGGAGACACGGTTACGGCCCAGGCACTGAAGCCCAACCTGATGGTGCTGCTGGACACCTCGGGCTCCATGACGCTGCCGGTGGATACCCGGGATCCGGACTGCGCCAAGAGGTTCGATGGCACCCCTCTGCCAGCCGGTCAAGAGTACTGCGGCCAGACGTCGGCCACTGCGTGCAACACGGACTTGTGCCCTACGCGCTGGAGCGAGCTGCAGGGCGCCATGTCTCGCTTCCTCTCGGAGAGCGGCAGCGTGGCGCGCATGGGCCTGACGACGTACCCGGGCCCTGCGGCGGGCACCAACAGCCTGCGGTGCGAGGCGTCGTCCGTGGTGAACAAGACCATTCCCCAGGCCGATGACGACCCGTCGCTCCAGGCGGCGGCGAGCGGCATCCAGAGCGTGATTCTGGGCATCCCCAACAGGGGCACGGGGGCGCCCTCCGGCGGTACCCCGACGAGCTTGAGCCTCCAGTTCGTGGGGCAGCAGCCGGATGTGCAGGCGACGGACCGCGACAACTTCGTCCTGCTGCTGACGGACGGTCTGCCCAACTGCAACCCGGAGAACGCGAACTCGGGCACGAACGTCGATGCGTGCCAGTGCACCCTGGCGAACATCAGCACCGGCACCGGCACCACCACAGGCTGCCAGGGTGACTACGTCCGGCGCGGGTGCCTGGACAAGGACGCCTCCGTGGTGGCGGTCGAGGACCTGAAGCGCAAGGGCATCCGCACCATCGTCGTGGGCTTCGGCGCCGAGACGGCCACGGGCAACGGCCCGGCCACGCTCAACGCCATGGCCACTGCGGGCGACTTCGCCCGGAGCTGCCGGGACGATCCGAACGCCTGCGGCGCGGGGGACACCTGTGATGCCACGACCAAGCTGTGCGGTCGGCGCTTCTACCAGGCGGCCAACCAGGTGGAGTTGGCCAACGCCCTGAAGGAGATCATCGACCTGGTAGGCAGCAAGGACATCTGCCTGCTTGCCCTGGCACCAGAGCAGCTTCCCACGGACAACAACGCCAACCTGGTGGTTGTCTACGTGAACGACCAGATTACCGCCTCGGGGGCGGACACCTGGTCGCTGACCGACAAGGGTGTGCAGTTCGCGGGCGCCACGTGCGATCGCATTAAGAACTCGACGTCGGCCAACCCCATCAAGCTCGAGGTTCGAGCCGTGCAGAAGAAGTAG
- a CDS encoding HAD family hydrolase, with the protein MRPMRPTVLLFDIDGTLVTTGGAGRRSIARAFEKLYRRPDACSSFSLSGMTDRAIVRKAMGIIGVEPRPEAIDELLATYLGLLAEEVKQAVDHEYFVHAGMREAVLEARGRSGVAVGIGTGNVREGARIKLERVGIYEQFAFGGFGCDHEDRVELIRHGATCGAKLLDAPLEECRVVVIGDTPKDVAAAKGIGALCIGVGTGQFTPQALLEAGADFAFSDFTARGAIDALLHGR; encoded by the coding sequence ATGAGGCCCATGCGTCCAACCGTGCTCCTCTTCGACATCGATGGCACCCTCGTCACCACCGGTGGCGCGGGACGCCGCTCCATCGCTCGCGCCTTCGAGAAGCTCTACCGCCGCCCCGATGCGTGCAGCTCGTTCAGCCTCTCCGGCATGACCGACCGGGCCATCGTGCGCAAGGCCATGGGCATCATCGGCGTCGAGCCCCGCCCCGAGGCCATCGATGAGTTGCTCGCCACCTACCTGGGCCTGCTCGCCGAGGAGGTGAAGCAGGCCGTGGACCACGAGTACTTCGTCCACGCCGGCATGCGCGAGGCCGTCCTGGAAGCCCGGGGCCGCTCGGGGGTCGCCGTGGGCATCGGCACCGGCAATGTGCGCGAAGGCGCCCGCATCAAGCTGGAGCGGGTCGGCATCTACGAGCAGTTCGCCTTCGGCGGCTTCGGCTGTGACCATGAGGACCGCGTGGAGCTCATCCGCCATGGGGCCACGTGTGGCGCGAAGCTGCTCGACGCCCCCCTGGAGGAGTGCCGCGTGGTCGTCATCGGCGACACGCCCAAGGACGTCGCCGCCGCCAAGGGCATCGGCGCGCTCTGCATTGGCGTGGGGACGGGCCAGTTCACCCCCCAGGCGCTCCTGGAAGCGGGGGCCGACTTCGCCTTCTCCGACTTCACCGCCCGGGGAGCGATCGACGCGCTCCTGCACGGCCGCTAA